The following proteins are co-located in the Triticum aestivum cultivar Chinese Spring chromosome 1A, IWGSC CS RefSeq v2.1, whole genome shotgun sequence genome:
- the LOC123187960 gene encoding uncharacterized protein isoform X2 yields MSTSQSPMASTDQSAITVVRSEEESNGIDNGDEVQEKKSTQATDCEVAKGLTIKETSEEMQPAQDNELAQTFDTEGAETVGDKLAELNGIPNKDEVEKKKSTQSTDSKELTLNETREQMQLAQDEELAQTFGIEGANTIGDTMRESNETADKEVEKMQSTQSSDSEDSEVTEELTFNETSEQMDAAEDRELELTSGMEGAHAGKPIRLHNKPKKAQDYVVAPEDYACTGDDWSVIENIMSEPNDKRNLVSIDDSHLQRKQLQRLLLPEEFVGDEIIDAYIHCISAKEHLQMRSGGSVFLESACISKMIKEFSSIRDEAPRWVLNRATTYLEHDMIFIPVNIEHFHWYLAVINTGQRCIQVLDSLGPGMSRKDLTAMLKGLENVFEYASLQMELKTDKWKDLNISTWRREECIKSKLQRDGSSCGLWMINFMEYFTGYILSDIPTQEHMTDFRTKLAVILVDSELNDDNIRNRDMEDDENNTDPTECMILDRPPENFKTSNTSEEVELISQSFILSPYVKTTNDDLIDELCLFIGMVDDVALLESEWVKSSDPYPISLNLRQIKNILNNDEYMDIHCFNMAVRILARHEVQLLRDIPSHYMDLNFCSMFHYARDSSHRENMEIATLRQLFHSWPDSNDYHISQCDVILLPWYMFGLFLLFVLDQNKKVVSIFDPLPIPTLGNNVLKIVAENLNRALEVANPAFKDDISKWECLVPVAPTNSHCALSGYLVFNYMHSLCDGKLYFPIPKDGFQLRKQFLVHILKYEENEAQNNIPYIERSIIDRIYRWTFIASKDGPSRHA; encoded by the exons ATGTCTACGTCACAATCCCCGATGGCCTCTACGGATCAATCTGCTATCACTGTG GTACGAAGCGAGGAAGAATCAAATGGAATAGACAACGGTGATGAAGTACAGGAAAAAAAGAGCACACAGGCCACAGATTGCGAAGTCGCAAAG GGATTAACCATCAAGGAAACAAGTGAAGAAATGCAGCCAGCTCAAGACAATGAATTAGCACAAACATTCGACACCGAAGGGGCAGAAACTGTAGGGGACAAGCTTGCAGAACTAAATGGAATACCCAACAAAGATGAAGTGGAGAAAAAGAAGAGCACGCAGTCCACAGATTCCAAG GAATTAACCTTGAACGAAACAAGAGAACAAATGCAGTTAGCTCAGGATGAGGAATTAGCACAAACATTTGGCATCGAAGGGGCAAACACTATAGGGGACACAATGAGAGAATCAAATGAAACAGCCGACAAAGAAGTGGAGAAAATGCAAAGCACGCAGTCAAGTGATTCAGAAGACTCCGAAGTGACAGAG GAATTAACCTTCAATGAAACAAGTGAACAAATGGATGCAGCTGAGGACAGAGAATTAGAACTAACGTCTGGCATGGAAGGGGCACATGCAGGGAAGCCTATCCGACTGCATAACAAACCTAAGAAGGCACAAGACTATGTGGTGGCTCCAGAAG ATTACGCCTGCACCGGCGATGATTGGTCTGTGATTGAAAATATCATGTCTGAACCAAACGATAAAAGAAATTTAGTGAGCATTGATGACTCACATCTCCAAAGAAAACAATTACAACGTCTATTACTCCCAGAAGAATTTGTTGGCGACGAA ATCATAGACGCATACATACATTGCATAAGTGCTAAAGAGCATCTACAGATGAGGTCAGGTGGAAGTGTGTTCTTAGAGAGTGCATGCATCTCTAAGATGATAAAGGAATTTAGCTCTATACGGGATGAGGCACCAAGATGGGTATTAAACAGAGCTACAACTTATTTGGAACATGATATG ATATTCATTCCAGTGAACATTGAACACTTCCATTGGTACCTAGCAGTTATAAATACCGGGCAGCGATGCATCCAGGTGCTCGACTCGCTAGGCCCAGGAATGAGCCGCAAAGACCTTACCGCTATG CTCAAAGGACTGGAAAATGTATTTGAATATGCATCGCTTCAAATGGAACTAAAAACTGATAAGTGGAAAGACTTAAACATCTCAACATGGCGAAGGGAAGAGTGTATTAAGAGCAAACTGCAAAGAGATGG GTCATCTTGTGGTCTGTGGATGATAAATTTTATGGAGTACTTCACAGGATATATTTTGTCTGACATTCCTACACAG GAACATATGACAGATTTTAGAACAAAACTAGCTGTCATCTTAGTGGACTCGGAATTGAATGATGATAATATAAGAAATCGAGACATGGAAGATGACGAAAACAACACAGATCCCACGGAATGTATGATTCTGGATAGACCTCCTGAGAATTTCAAAACATCAAATACATCTGAAGAAGTCGAGCTCATCTCACAGTCATTTATCCTTTCACCGTATGTCAAAACAACAAACGATGATTTAATAGATGAACTGTGCTTGTTCATCGGTATGGTTGATGATGTCGCTCTACTAGA GAGCGAATGGGTGAAAAGCTCTGATCCATACCCTATTAGCTTAAATTTGAGACAAATAAAAAACATATTGAACAACGATGAATACATGGATATCCATTGCTTTAATATGGCTGTGCGGATACTAGCGCGGCACGAAGTCCAGCTTCTCAGAGACATTCCATCTCACTATATGGATCTGAACTTTTGT TCGATGTTCCACTATGCACGAGACTCAAGTCATCGTGAGAATATGGAAATTGCTACATTGAGACAGTTGTTTCATAGCTGGCCTGACAGTAATGATTACCATATCTCACAATGTGATGTG ATTTTATTGCCTTGGTATATGTTTGGACTATTTCTATTGTTTGTGTTGGATCAAAATAAAAAGGTTGTTTCAATTTTCGATCCGTTGCCAATACCTACTCTGGGGAATAATGTACTTAAAATTGTGGCTGAGAACCTAAACCGTGCACTAGAAGTTGCAAACCCTGCATTCAAGGATGATATCTCTAAATGGGAATGCTTAGTTCCTGTTGCTCCAACTAACTCACATTG TGCCCTGTCCGGTTATTTGGTTTTTAATTACATGCACTCATTGTGTGATGGAAAACTATATTTTCCCATACCCAAG GATGGATTTCAGCTGAGGAAGCAATTTTTGGTGCATATTTTAAAGTACGAAGAGAATGAAGCTCAAAACAACATCCCATACATTGAACGAAGCATCATTGATCGCATCTATAGATGGACCTTCATTGCTTCAAAAGATGGACCTTCAAGACATGCTTAG
- the LOC123187960 gene encoding uncharacterized protein isoform X1, with translation MSTSQSPMASTDQSAITVVRSEEESNGIDNGDEVQEKKSTQATDCEVAKGLTIKETSEEMQPAQDNELAQTFDTEGAETVGDKLAELNGIPNKDEVEKKKSTQSTDSKELTLNETREQMQLAQDEELAQTFGIEGANTIGDTMRESNETADKEVEKMQSTQSSDSEDSEVTEELTFNETSEQMDAAEDRELELTSGMEGAHAGKPIRLHNKPKKAQDYVVAPEGTDKSFYALLLLHLFSLSLINVVTYIMIDYACTGDDWSVIENIMSEPNDKRNLVSIDDSHLQRKQLQRLLLPEEFVGDEIIDAYIHCISAKEHLQMRSGGSVFLESACISKMIKEFSSIRDEAPRWVLNRATTYLEHDMIFIPVNIEHFHWYLAVINTGQRCIQVLDSLGPGMSRKDLTAMLKGLENVFEYASLQMELKTDKWKDLNISTWRREECIKSKLQRDGSSCGLWMINFMEYFTGYILSDIPTQEHMTDFRTKLAVILVDSELNDDNIRNRDMEDDENNTDPTECMILDRPPENFKTSNTSEEVELISQSFILSPYVKTTNDDLIDELCLFIGMVDDVALLESEWVKSSDPYPISLNLRQIKNILNNDEYMDIHCFNMAVRILARHEVQLLRDIPSHYMDLNFCSMFHYARDSSHRENMEIATLRQLFHSWPDSNDYHISQCDVILLPWYMFGLFLLFVLDQNKKVVSIFDPLPIPTLGNNVLKIVAENLNRALEVANPAFKDDISKWECLVPVAPTNSHCALSGYLVFNYMHSLCDGKLYFPIPKDGFQLRKQFLVHILKYEENEAQNNIPYIERSIIDRIYRWTFIASKDGPSRHA, from the exons ATGTCTACGTCACAATCCCCGATGGCCTCTACGGATCAATCTGCTATCACTGTG GTACGAAGCGAGGAAGAATCAAATGGAATAGACAACGGTGATGAAGTACAGGAAAAAAAGAGCACACAGGCCACAGATTGCGAAGTCGCAAAG GGATTAACCATCAAGGAAACAAGTGAAGAAATGCAGCCAGCTCAAGACAATGAATTAGCACAAACATTCGACACCGAAGGGGCAGAAACTGTAGGGGACAAGCTTGCAGAACTAAATGGAATACCCAACAAAGATGAAGTGGAGAAAAAGAAGAGCACGCAGTCCACAGATTCCAAG GAATTAACCTTGAACGAAACAAGAGAACAAATGCAGTTAGCTCAGGATGAGGAATTAGCACAAACATTTGGCATCGAAGGGGCAAACACTATAGGGGACACAATGAGAGAATCAAATGAAACAGCCGACAAAGAAGTGGAGAAAATGCAAAGCACGCAGTCAAGTGATTCAGAAGACTCCGAAGTGACAGAG GAATTAACCTTCAATGAAACAAGTGAACAAATGGATGCAGCTGAGGACAGAGAATTAGAACTAACGTCTGGCATGGAAGGGGCACATGCAGGGAAGCCTATCCGACTGCATAACAAACCTAAGAAGGCACAAGACTATGTGGTGGCTCCAGAAGGCACGGACAAATCCTTCTATGCCCTGCTTTTGCTACATTTGTTTTCTTTGTCATTAATAAATGTTGTTACTTACATCATGATAGATTACGCCTGCACCGGCGATGATTGGTCTGTGATTGAAAATATCATGTCTGAACCAAACGATAAAAGAAATTTAGTGAGCATTGATGACTCACATCTCCAAAGAAAACAATTACAACGTCTATTACTCCCAGAAGAATTTGTTGGCGACGAA ATCATAGACGCATACATACATTGCATAAGTGCTAAAGAGCATCTACAGATGAGGTCAGGTGGAAGTGTGTTCTTAGAGAGTGCATGCATCTCTAAGATGATAAAGGAATTTAGCTCTATACGGGATGAGGCACCAAGATGGGTATTAAACAGAGCTACAACTTATTTGGAACATGATATG ATATTCATTCCAGTGAACATTGAACACTTCCATTGGTACCTAGCAGTTATAAATACCGGGCAGCGATGCATCCAGGTGCTCGACTCGCTAGGCCCAGGAATGAGCCGCAAAGACCTTACCGCTATG CTCAAAGGACTGGAAAATGTATTTGAATATGCATCGCTTCAAATGGAACTAAAAACTGATAAGTGGAAAGACTTAAACATCTCAACATGGCGAAGGGAAGAGTGTATTAAGAGCAAACTGCAAAGAGATGG GTCATCTTGTGGTCTGTGGATGATAAATTTTATGGAGTACTTCACAGGATATATTTTGTCTGACATTCCTACACAG GAACATATGACAGATTTTAGAACAAAACTAGCTGTCATCTTAGTGGACTCGGAATTGAATGATGATAATATAAGAAATCGAGACATGGAAGATGACGAAAACAACACAGATCCCACGGAATGTATGATTCTGGATAGACCTCCTGAGAATTTCAAAACATCAAATACATCTGAAGAAGTCGAGCTCATCTCACAGTCATTTATCCTTTCACCGTATGTCAAAACAACAAACGATGATTTAATAGATGAACTGTGCTTGTTCATCGGTATGGTTGATGATGTCGCTCTACTAGA GAGCGAATGGGTGAAAAGCTCTGATCCATACCCTATTAGCTTAAATTTGAGACAAATAAAAAACATATTGAACAACGATGAATACATGGATATCCATTGCTTTAATATGGCTGTGCGGATACTAGCGCGGCACGAAGTCCAGCTTCTCAGAGACATTCCATCTCACTATATGGATCTGAACTTTTGT TCGATGTTCCACTATGCACGAGACTCAAGTCATCGTGAGAATATGGAAATTGCTACATTGAGACAGTTGTTTCATAGCTGGCCTGACAGTAATGATTACCATATCTCACAATGTGATGTG ATTTTATTGCCTTGGTATATGTTTGGACTATTTCTATTGTTTGTGTTGGATCAAAATAAAAAGGTTGTTTCAATTTTCGATCCGTTGCCAATACCTACTCTGGGGAATAATGTACTTAAAATTGTGGCTGAGAACCTAAACCGTGCACTAGAAGTTGCAAACCCTGCATTCAAGGATGATATCTCTAAATGGGAATGCTTAGTTCCTGTTGCTCCAACTAACTCACATTG TGCCCTGTCCGGTTATTTGGTTTTTAATTACATGCACTCATTGTGTGATGGAAAACTATATTTTCCCATACCCAAG GATGGATTTCAGCTGAGGAAGCAATTTTTGGTGCATATTTTAAAGTACGAAGAGAATGAAGCTCAAAACAACATCCCATACATTGAACGAAGCATCATTGATCGCATCTATAGATGGACCTTCATTGCTTCAAAAGATGGACCTTCAAGACATGCTTAG